DNA from Arthrobacter sp. StoSoilB19:
ACACACCCGAAATGGCGCGAAAGCTGATGGCGGCCGGACTCGACGACCTGCTCCCCCACCGGGTTGCCCAGGCCCGTGACCGCGCCGCAGGCTCCGCCATCTACTCCTCCTACAACCTGACAGCCACCGGCGTCCTCCCGGACACGCGGTTCGCCATGCCCGTGGCACGCCTTGACCTCGGCAGCGGTGCCGGCCTGCGTGTGGTGGCAGTCCACGCCCTGGCGCCAGTGGGAAAAGGCCTCAGTCATTGGCGCAGCGACCTGGCTGCCGTGGCCAGGGCTGCCGACGGATCCGGTCCCCTGCTGCTGGCGGGAGACTTCAACGCGACCTACGACCACCGGGAATTCCGGGACCTGTTGGCCGGAACGGGCGGCAACCTGCCCCTGGTGGACGTGGCTGCCGCCGTGGGCAGCAGGCTGGTGCCCACGTGGCCCATGCGCGGCTTCCGGCTGCCGGGGATTGCCCTGGACCATCTGGTGACCAGCCCGGACATCAGAGCATCGGATTACTCGGTCCACCGGGTTGGCGGGACGGACCATGCCG
Protein-coding regions in this window:
- a CDS encoding endonuclease/exonuclease/phosphatase family protein, which translates into the protein MTASGRPAGWRRTATACRWLFIPAALPVAAVSAVRAVPADWPVLGVQLVAFTPWLAVPAAAALLMAFAGRSRWQQVLATALAACQVFWLFPLDIRAPAAGATAGAAAGASGTPVSLVAMSINTELGGADAGSIVALVRDLHVDLLAVEEYTPEMARKLMAAGLDDLLPHRVAQARDRAAGSAIYSSYNLTATGVLPDTRFAMPVARLDLGSGAGLRVVAVHALAPVGKGLSHWRSDLAAVARAADGSGPLLLAGDFNATYDHREFRDLLAGTGGNLPLVDVAAAVGSRLVPTWPMRGFRLPGIALDHLVTSPDIRASDYSVHRVGGTDHAAVAATLTVGVSQCS